Part of the Vigna unguiculata cultivar IT97K-499-35 chromosome 3, ASM411807v1, whole genome shotgun sequence genome, CTCACGTATCTTGTTTTTCACGTCTCACTCGATGACTCACTGCTGCTTTCTTTTTCTGATCTTACGTTATactttttttgcaaatttggaattaattagttattttggTATTCGACTCTCAATGGCCAAATTAAAGAAAGGACAAAACTATTAAGTGttgatgatattattatttaatcatgGAAGTATACGATCTTAATAATTCAGGCTCGGTAATGCGTGAATTGTGAAAGTAAATGAATGAGGTGTTAGTTATGATTGAGAATTTGGGTTGCTGATGAAGGTGAAACAATAATTATGTGCGTTGGTTGTGAAGGGAGGGTTTGGTGGCCATGACATGTGCTGTGCTACCGTGGCAGTTGGTATGGTTAAGCAAGAGGTTGTATGGGTTGTGGGTCGTGTCGTGTGCCTTTGTATCAATATACTCAAAAAGTTAGAACATCAATGTGGTAATTTTCGACCATGTTacgcttttttctttttaatttttatttaatgtggaATATTACCTGTCGGAGTAAGTTACGTTATTATTGTTGGAAGAACTAGGTGCTTTAAGTGACTAACCAATGTCACACGAAATGAAAAGTTTATAACCAAATTATATAAAGTTAGAACACCGATGTAAAATCCAAATTAGACTTAGAGGACTGGATGGTCTTTTTGTCAATAGTAATCAAACAAATGTATTTACTTAAGCTACCAAACCAACACTTTACATTTTGCAtcagatgaaaagaaaaatattttaattactattttttataatagtgacgCTAAATTTAACTTATAACCTCGTATTGTCTGTCTTAATCTTTCAACGTAAGATCTGTTTGTTACAGCTTTGTTTTTTGCGTATACACAAAGTTAAGTAGTACTTTTTTTAaccattctttttattattgaataaaatttattaacaatctTGTGTGGATCTTTATGACTATTTTTCCTAATTTAAAAGTGagattcattaaaataaaattataattcctAACAAACTTGAACCAATAAAAAATTTCTTGAAAGAATTTAttggtttaatattgaaaaattcaatttaaacgtaaattttacattattattattattattattattattatttaacaatgtgttatcatataatttaaattcaagcatttattttcccaaatatcTAACTTTTTGTAATAATCTGTTAACACTTTactaaatattaatatgaagataaaattaatttttgtatatatataaaatccaGTCTACTAGATTCTTGTGACGGATATATTAGAAATAAATGACATTAAAGTTGATCTTATTtccaatttaaaaacattaaaaagaattaaaaaaacattaaaaaatctTACTACCATGCATGTTACTATTGAAAGATCCAATCTGATCTtcagaaaaaccaaaaaaagaTCTAAATCTGATTAATTTGGTGTAtgtataaaaacaaaacaaagactATCTGTTTTAAATCTTGGAAGGTAGTAGGCTTGAGCTTGTTGTTTTCTTGCATCTTGGGATGTACTTCAGCCATGGCTGTCTCCTCCTAACCATGATgccattttcattttcactattttatattttcttctcaaTGCCACATACTTTCCTGCTactaccaaaatttataaaatccaACCTTTCATTCTACCAccctaatataatatatttctaattatcCAGGTACACTCAATAATTTCACATTCTTTTAAAATACCTTTtagaacaaaataattttaattatggtacattttctataaaaaagtTACTAGATGGGGTAGGGTTACGTGCCTCCGACTTAACCAAGAAGAAGCAATGTTACTTACGAAATATATCACGTGAAAACACCATACGGATCTGTGGTTCATTCCACATTCCTCATCATCATTCATTTCACATCATGTCTATGTATctatcaatttcttattttgttaTACTGCGTGCTTTAAATATAAGAACTTCTTCCATGAATTTATAGCAACCTTTAATAAACCCCATGTGATAATGTGTGTACAAATTTTAATTCTCTTTATAGCTTTTGCCTTCGATTACTTGTCTCATCAACTTAATGACATAGTTTTTTTACCTAAACCGTGTTATCATGGTTGGTATAACTATATATAGAAAATACACCTTTTATTCTCCCTCCAATCCTTTTCTAagatattcaaatttttaaaacctaaaactttattatatttctataataaatatattcaacTTAAATACAACTAATATACAGCAATTTCATAACCAACCCAATTCAATTAAACTGTAGTTTGATTCACTTGATTTCAatgtaattaatgtttttactatcaaaatttatctttctttaataatttataataaaaaaaatcattattgcATTTAAATTTACTATTTCAACATAATGGTTTTACGTCCGTGCACAGGCCAAATAATCAGGTATtcttaattacaaattaaaaaagggATAAGTagataattaatgtaatattaaaatttaaggatCTGTtcgattaaaattaaaaagtgagtTATcttgtttgaatatttttaaattccaGGGTTTTATTTGCGCATGCTATTTTTAATTCTCTTTACAAGAGATGCCTTTGCATTGCATGATAAATGCATACAGCACCTTTCAGTTCATGTAAACAACGTTGTTTAACTACTGTGAAGGCAAGAACAATTactgttcaatttttttttttaatattttatatcaatacTCAATTATGcgttttttttattactatttccGTTACTATAGAGGTACGAAGTATAAACAGAAGCAAGGGACAAAGGGAAGAGGATATATAAAGAGTTGGAGTTCATAAAAAGTTATttactatattaaataatatcacTAACTAACAGCTAATAAAACGATTAGACGCTCTAATTGAAATTAACGccatgaaatataaaaagagGGACACTAAATAACAGTGGTTggctataattaatatatatgaaGCGTGGCAACTGTTTTTTGGTTAAGTTATTATATGTAACGAATTACTAAGATAAATATTTAGTCTTTAACAAAAACAgaatctttaattaaaaattaaatagatatttaatttagggcagtaaaattaaatagtttgcTCAGGAAAGTAGAAACTAAGAAAAGATTGATTCTTGAAATCATATTTAATGTCttatcgaaaaaaaaaattgttgagaaAAGTGATATATTCGGATGCTTAAAGTGGAAGGGCATAATCTCAATCTCACGGAAAAGCATGCAGAAGAATAAATTGCAGAAGAATTTATGAATGTGTTTAATtaagaaggagaaaaaagtGACAGCGGTGAAGTAgaagaagatattaatattagttttgATATTAATATGAAAAGTAGGAAAAAGAGTGAGAGTGTGTGATATGTGTTATGGTTGCATGTAAAAGTGTATAAGAAGAGTGGAAGAGAGGGGTATTGGGTCCGGTGGTGGAGCCAGAGTGAGGAAACAGAGGGGTCCACGATCCACGGTGAGCGTGCACGGAAACCGAAGCCTCTCTACGccacttcaaaaataaaaagagcaTAAACGGAAAAAACAGCTGTAACCTTTTACTGGGTTTTTTCCCGGGAAAATATTAACAGCCTCGCCACCACATCCTTCCCAGATCGCTCCACCGGAATCGTCATGGACCGCTCCGCCGCCAGACTCAATGTTCCTGCGCCGGTAGCCTCCGGACCCTCTGCGGAGGCCACTCTACGCCACGTGGACCGCCTCATAAACTCCAATCACTACACGTCGCCTTCCAGGACAATTTACTCCGACCGCTTTATTCCCAGCAGATCTGCGTCGAAATTCGCGCTCTTCGACATCGCCTCGCTACCCGAGGGCCGTGATGACAGCTCCAGTGCCTACACCACGCTCCTCCGCACCGCCCTCTTCGGCCCCGATGCCGCCGGCCTAGCGCCGCCCCTCACGCCGCAGAAAACGGCCTCGCCGCCCATGACGCTTCCCAGCCGGAATATTTTCCGGTACAAGACCGAGACGCGCCAGTCCATGCACTCGCTCTCGCCGTTCATGTGCGACGATTCCGTACCCGGAGTTAATCACGGCCCGGTCAAGGCTCCCAGGAAGGTTCCCAGGTCGCCTTTTAAGgtgaattttgatttaattcagtttaatttggtttaattttttttttggtgccTATGGAGATTGAGATGTTAGTTTGTGTTGGTGTTTGGAGTAGGTCCTGGATGCGCCTGCGCTGCAAGATGATTTTTACCTGAATCTAGTGGATTGGTCTTCGCATAATGTATTGGCTGTTGGTCTGGGTAACTGTGTTTATCTCTGGAATGCTTGTAGCAGCAAGgtgatttttttgttgttgctcGATTTAGGAACTTTGATTTCGCTTTGGTTGTGATGTGTGCTGGCCGGTGTTCTGTTTATGCAAATTGAAAGAATTGTCTTTGTGATTATTCTGTATTGATGTGATCATGCAGGTTACTAAATTATGTGATTTGGGGATTGATGACCTCGTTTGTTCCGTAGGCTGGGCTCAACGTGGTACGCACCTTGCGGTTGGAACTAGCAATGGTAAAGTTCAGGTAAGAGTTTACGCTCTGATCTCTGTCGCATTTACGGATTCGTATCGGGGGTTCCCAAAGGATGATATTTGATTACCAGGTTTTATGATTTAAACCGTGTTTGGGGGTTGGGTTTTATTGCCATCCTCTCGATCGTGAAAAATGGTGCTGCAAGCTTTAGTCATGGCAATTGATATGTGGTGTAGTAATGCAATGATGCATGGTAGCCCTCACCCTAGTGGAGCACTACAGCCATTTAGCATTATTGTTATGGGGGTTGATTAGCTTCTGTTGATCCTGAAGCCCTAAAgaaattcttcaaaaagaagGCACATTGGGGTAAACCGTCAAGATAATGATGCGGTCCTTCGTTGAGAAAAAAATGGCAAGTAATTAATTAGAACATGCTAGAGTGTATGGGAAGCAATTGAAGATAGCTTCTAAGGGAAGTCAGTTAGTTGCTTGACATCCTGTAGGTGAACTGAGTCTTCCAGGGGACAGAGTACTTCCTGGTTGGATTTTTAGCTTTCAGCAAATGAGTATCAAATTGCATGCCGCTGGTGGTTTATCTGTCTATATTATCCAGAATGgaatgtaaattattttaatagtcaTTAAGGAATGCAATATCATGGAAAATAATCTgatgaatttttctttaatgACATGGTTCATTATAGACAAATAATAAGCGTGTAGATATGTTTGTTTGGGATTAGGTTGAACTTtcattaaagataaaattttctatactttttttccattattttattttaattttactgaTGGTGTTTAAAATTGGAAGGTTAGAAAATTTCTgtgtttatcattttttgtGCCCCTCCCTTCCATTCACTTCGTTAAAACGCTTTCTTGGGGACGAATCATTCCCTTTGCCTGCTTTCAAGAAGCAGAGACACTTAAATACCTCCTTATACACGCTTTAGTTCATAGGTATATTTGTGCCATTCCAAAACCTTGTGTTATAGACCTTGTCATGTTGTGTCACGTCATATTGCGTTTTATTGTCAATATGAAGTTAGGTTGATAAATTTTGGGGGAGCGATCACTATAGAAGTGAGTAATGTTTCTCACACTCTATCTGTGTACTGGACTCATGCTCTCGAGTAAACCCCAGTGGGAAGAACCTTCAAAACTGTGATACTAATGGTGTGAAGTGAACTAGAAGCTAAGCTGATGGAAGTGTAGAGGCTCCACTAAGAATGGGAGTTCTGTGGTAGGTAAGAAGCATAGAAACTCCAGTGTCCAGGTATTTCTACGTGTCTAATGTTGGACACTGACACATGTCAAAATAGCTTGGAAACTTGTAGACATAACTCAGATAACACtgcttcagtaaaaaaaaaaaaaacaaaggataCGGCTACTGCATATCCAActtttttttggaaatttcaTAACCAAATTTCAAACTATTAGATAACAGAAAGATAGATTGCAAAAAATCTTGTCGCATATTCCTTCCCTGTTTTTCATTCAGGTGTTTAAGTTTGGCTTCCTAATTCCTCTCTGGTGTAATATTTGACTCCTGACTTCCTCTTAGGTTCTTGATCTCGACCTCCACTGCATTTTGGTGGCTTGCTCTATTCTTATTTTAGACGCCCCTATTTCCATTGCTTTGTGATTTTGTGCTATGGGCATTTCgtttgggcagttttggcttcGATTCTAACATTTCTTCTGATCTTTACGATAATTGATTACTTTAACACCATTATAAATCATTACGTATAGGACATTACTAATTTCTCTGTGTTGTGTTTGGTGCCTGCGCTTCATAGGGTCCGGTGTAACAGTCAGCTAATGTGGATTGTGCTTCTGCTTGTTTcattaaatcatttattaaatgagttaatgaaatttttggttttatcatattcatactGAAAAACGTAAATATGTCGGTTTGTGTCTTTAAATGTAGAAACTTAATTTACCTTTATGTAGTCCAACTCATTTGCTCTCAAGGAGCTAAATTGGGGCTGGAGAGATATAGGTGGCTCAATTTCATTTTAAGTTTGATATCTAGTGCATTGCTTCTACACATTTTCCTTGAGGCTAAGTTCCCCAAGAAAACAAATTTGATCTCTGCTTAACTACTTTGCATGATCACAAAAGGATTTTTTCTTCCCATTGCATCCGTGAAACTTGCTagttcattttatgttttttcccACCCACCAATTAAACAATACTTGGGTCTAATTATTGTCCATGTAGATTTGGGATGCTTCTCGTTGCAAGAAGATAAGGTCTATGGAGGGTCATCGGTTACGTGTTGGAGCCTTGGCCTGGAGTTCATCTCTTTTGTCTTCTGGCGGCAGGGATAAGAATATTTATCAAAGAGATATCCGTGCACAAGACGATTTTGTCAGTAAACTGTCAGGGCACAAATCAGAGGTCAgtcttgtttttatttcttacagTTTCATCTTGTCTAACTATTCTACTGTACATGATATCCAACAACATattgattttcctttttgtttctttaaagGTTTGTGGACTGAAGTGGTCTTATGATAACCGTGAGTTGGCATCTGGAGGAAATGACAACAGAGTATGCAAGTGCAAACTTAAGCATTCTTCTGAActattattctttattctcCTGCACAagtactaataatttttttggcaGTTGTTTGTATGGAATCAACACTCAACTCAGCCTGTCCTCAAGTACTGCGAACATACAGCTGCTGTTAAAGCTATTGCATGGTCTCCTCATCTTCATGGACTTCTTGCATCTGGGGGAGGAACTGCAGATCGATGCATACGTTTCTGGAATACTACCACCAACTCACACCTAAGCTGCATGGACACTGGAAGTCAGGTAAGAGTACTTGTGTTTAATCTGTTTATACTTTTTATGTCAAATTCACTACATTTCAATACTTTCTGTAATATGAGGATGGCTATTTGTTGGTACTACGTATTCTTTTACTGGTCGCTGTAATATGTGTTCCTTCCGGTGAAGGGTAATTTATGAAatggaaataataaaatagcgCTTGAAAGATGATTCAGGTTATACAATTGAAGAGAGATAAACATGTTtaagaaaggattagaaaagGTCATGGTACATCAATGTTGGACCTCAATATGAATAGGACTCTCTGTTAATGCAATCTTTCTGATTAATGTTGAAAGATAAAGATTTAATGATTTCTTGTAGACATACtttcttttctaattctttttgAGTGGTAATTAATAAGtcttgacatttttttttttgtttaatgtgAAATAGGGATTTAAAGCCTAAAAATGTAGAATCATCTTAAATGAATAGTAGCTGAATAATTAGTTACCAAAAGAAAGAGGTAGAACTAGGAGGTTAGTCATTTTCTGCCTGTAGGTTATGATGACTGGCAAATTATGACATTTAGTTGAAGGCTTATGAATGACCATCACATCTCTAACGTCATAAGATGCCCTAAGGGCCCTTTAAGCTTGAAGTGGGAACATTGCATGAACCTACTAAATAATGAAATCCAACCTTAATTTAAAACAATGGGGGTAACAATAATTGAACCCTGACCAGTTAGACAAGGAATCTGTAATACTATGTCAAAGATCAATTCCATTAAAAGCTTAAGCTATTGGTAAAGGCTTACACAGCTTTATAGCATCTCTAACTAagatcatcattattattataccATAACTCTGGGAATGTACCAAGCTGAACATGGATTGGTTATTTTtcttattgatattattattgtaattccGGGCTGGGAGGCGTGAGTGAAGGTATGATAACGGAATATTTGCCCCCTGCCCTCACCCAAACCTAAGTTCAGAATTCACTTGATGTTCCTCTTACATGGAGTCAGTCATCTCCTGTCACCCTTAGAAATCCAGTTCTGGCGGTAAAATCATTATTTGCTCTATCATTGTATAGAAACTGAGACATTACAATGAAAATAGCTTGTCTAGAGTTTATTATACTAATGTAAAGTTGGAAAAATGCCTAAATTAAATGTCATTTTAGTTGACCATTCATAGCTCGGAGGTATGATTCTTTAAGTTTCTTCCGGCCTATAAATTGTTTTAAGAACTTGTGGCATTTACCACTTCAAATATTAAGACATTTGGAGATACATTTTCTTAAACAATACCTGCTCTGCgctttccatttttttaatacaaataaaatggtGTTCAACCTTTATATTTGGCAGGTTTGCAATCTCGTGTGGTCTAAAAATGTCAACGAACTAGTAAGCACACATGGTTACTCCCAGAACCAGATAATTGTTTGGAGATACCCCACAATGTCAAAGGTACACCATCTACTGTGATAAGATgtatctctttttttatttttactttattcaaACCTGCTTTACCACCATTTTTGGTCCTTTGATGCAGCTGGCCACTCTTACTGGCCACACATACAGAGTTCTCTATCTTGCCATTTCTCCAGATGGACAGGTATTTCAGTTCTTTAACCTATTCCTTTTTCTATCACTCTGTCTttgattatgaaaatgatttctTTGTCGTATCATCTATATGTTGTGTTTCTGCTTGTGATGAGTTATACTGTTTCAGACTATTGTAACTGGAGCTGGAGATGAAACACTTAGGTTCTGGAATGTATTCCCATCCCCTAAATCACAGgtaatttactcatttaaaGATGGATAAAAACAATTGAAGCCCTGCggcttttttgtatttgtgAATATAGTACGTTTAGTCATACTAGGAACTGTATCACTATTACTTTGACTACAGATACATTAAATTCactttaaatagtttttatgaCAGCTGcagttttcatttttctttcttgtacTTTTCCCCTTTgagaaataacttttaatttcaagttgttttgcattttattaaaatgagtGGTGTATCATTACTtgaatttatctattttatgtttgttcCTGGAAAGAAACTAAGTATATAGGACAATTATTATTTGTGCGTATGAAAAATGCTTTGTATATCTTGTTCACGTgggattaaaaaatatttaaccaacAATACAATTATATACTGCAAAAACTTGATCAACAATCATCATGCCAATCCTTTTACTTCATGTCATATATTGCTTaaatatgtttgattgatgGTTAATCATCTAGTTATCCCTGCCAACCTCAGTAAAATGATTTAGTGTTTAGATTGGATTGATGGTTGTTCTCATCAAGTGATGGGAATAAGTccttttatgttaaatttcacATGACCATTCCATGTAAAAAATTTGCTTTCTCTCACTTCTTAAATGACATTAACTACTTAACTAAGTCAGGGTTGACAAAAAAATTTCCGCATGATACGGTCGTGTTTAATGAAAGCATCCATTCCCTTTATTTCCAT contains:
- the LOC114179106 gene encoding protein FIZZY-RELATED 2-like, with the protein product MDRSAARLNVPAPVASGPSAEATLRHVDRLINSNHYTSPSRTIYSDRFIPSRSASKFALFDIASLPEGRDDSSSAYTTLLRTALFGPDAAGLAPPLTPQKTASPPMTLPSRNIFRYKTETRQSMHSLSPFMCDDSVPGVNHGPVKAPRKVPRSPFKVLDAPALQDDFYLNLVDWSSHNVLAVGLGNCVYLWNACSSKVTKLCDLGIDDLVCSVGWAQRGTHLAVGTSNGKVQIWDASRCKKIRSMEGHRLRVGALAWSSSLLSSGGRDKNIYQRDIRAQDDFVSKLSGHKSEVCGLKWSYDNRELASGGNDNRLFVWNQHSTQPVLKYCEHTAAVKAIAWSPHLHGLLASGGGTADRCIRFWNTTTNSHLSCMDTGSQVCNLVWSKNVNELVSTHGYSQNQIIVWRYPTMSKLATLTGHTYRVLYLAISPDGQTIVTGAGDETLRFWNVFPSPKSQNTDNEIGASSLGRTIIR